Proteins encoded together in one Psychrobacter sanguinis window:
- the lptC gene encoding LPS export ABC transporter periplasmic protein LptC yields the protein MNTRFLFVISLLIAMFAVWFYRNQGDLDSVINMSTTNIEYEAADILAVQTNEDGIAEYSLTADNLTHYSDQNFDKLVAMKLNWRPNNTQNVTVNADEAVMYHEQSKVVMTNNVLFSSQANENGQVSKPPLKLVASELIGDLEQKKVFSNKPIKVTQAANSFESSKFVADMTTGDYEFSNIAVTFMPPARKDVPLF from the coding sequence ATGAATACCCGGTTTCTCTTCGTAATTTCACTATTAATAGCCATGTTTGCGGTTTGGTTTTATCGCAATCAAGGTGACCTAGACTCTGTCATAAATATGTCTACCACTAATATTGAATATGAAGCTGCCGATATCTTAGCGGTTCAGACCAATGAGGATGGCATAGCGGAGTACTCACTTACTGCAGACAACCTAACCCACTATTCGGACCAAAACTTTGATAAGTTAGTGGCGATGAAGCTAAATTGGCGTCCCAATAACACGCAGAATGTTACAGTTAATGCTGATGAAGCGGTTATGTATCATGAACAATCCAAAGTGGTTATGACCAATAATGTCTTATTTTCTAGTCAAGCAAATGAAAATGGACAAGTGTCAAAACCCCCTTTAAAGTTAGTGGCTTCTGAACTTATTGGTGACTTAGAACAAAAGAAAGTATTCAGTAATAAGCCTATTAAAGTGACTCAAGCGGCTAATAGCTTCGAGTCTTCTAAGTTTGTGGCAGATATGACCACAGGAGATTACGAGTTCTCTAATATTGCGGTTACCTTTATGCCACCTGCTCGTAAAGACGTCCCTTTGTTTTAA